In the Campylobacteraceae bacterium genome, one interval contains:
- the prfB gene encoding peptide chain release factor 2, whose translation MDAYEYRELLKKLNTKVSNIQGILKPDEIEARLNEIQTDEAQQEFWSDVENATKIGIEKNRLLSKLAKYKKAYEAIEGTNELFELASEEKDEDTFELLYEEAPSLQELILKIEIEVMLSNPDDASNAIVTIHPGAGGTESQDWAEMLYRMYLRWAERQNYKIELLDYQKGDEAGIKDVSFIIKGENAYGYLKAENGIHRLVRISPFDSNSKRHTSFSSVMVSPEVDDDIDIVIEDKDIRIDTYRASGAGGQHVNKTESAIRITHIATNVVVQCQNDRSQHKNKASAMKMLKSRLYELELEEQQALKDGVEKSEIGWGHQIRSYVMQPYQQVKDTRSNIAYSNIDAILDGDITKIIEDVLIATAK comes from the coding sequence TTGGATGCTTATGAATACAGAGAGCTTTTAAAAAAACTCAATACTAAAGTGAGTAATATTCAGGGGATTTTAAAACCCGATGAGATTGAAGCTAGGCTTAATGAAATACAAACAGATGAAGCACAACAAGAGTTTTGGAGCGATGTTGAAAATGCTACAAAAATTGGTATTGAAAAAAACAGGCTTTTATCTAAATTGGCTAAGTATAAAAAAGCCTACGAAGCAATTGAAGGAACAAATGAATTATTTGAACTTGCTAGTGAAGAAAAAGACGAAGATACCTTCGAGCTTCTTTATGAAGAAGCTCCCTCTTTGCAAGAACTCATCTTAAAAATAGAAATTGAAGTCATGTTAAGTAATCCTGATGATGCGTCTAATGCTATTGTTACTATTCATCCAGGCGCAGGTGGAACTGAGAGTCAAGACTGGGCTGAGATGTTGTACAGAATGTATTTAAGATGGGCTGAGAGGCAAAACTATAAGATTGAACTACTTGACTACCAAAAAGGTGATGAAGCCGGAATTAAAGATGTATCCTTTATTATTAAAGGCGAAAATGCTTACGGGTATTTAAAAGCGGAAAATGGAATTCACCGTTTGGTTCGTATTTCTCCTTTTGATTCTAATTCAAAAAGACATACCTCTTTTTCTTCTGTGATGGTTAGCCCTGAGGTTGATGATGATATTGATATTGTAATTGAAGACAAAGATATTAGAATTGATACCTATAGAGCAAGTGGAGCAGGAGGGCAACACGTTAATAAAACGGAGTCAGCCATACGAATTACTCATATAGCTACAAACGTTGTTGTACAGTGTCAAAATGACCGCTCACAGCACAAAAATAAAGCAAGTGCAATGAAGATGTTAAAATCTCGTTTATATGAACTAGAATTAGAAGAACAACAAGCCTTAAAAGATGGGGTTGAAAAATCAGAAATTGGTTGGGGTCATCAAATAAGATCGTATGTTATGCAACCTTACCAACAAGTAAAAGATACCCGCTCAAATATTGCTTATTCCAATATTGATGCAATATTAGATGGAGATATAACAAAAATAATAGAAGATGTATTAATAGCAACTGCAAAATAA
- a CDS encoding CcoQ/FixQ family Cbb3-type cytochrome c oxidase assembly chaperone: MTHQELVDLQGYVKFFLLLVVCIVFYSYAYSIYKRDKSGERDYEKYSNLVHDDSIHSQPLENRELKQEKKES; encoded by the coding sequence ATGACACATCAAGAATTGGTTGATTTGCAAGGTTATGTGAAGTTTTTTTTATTACTTGTTGTTTGTATTGTTTTTTATTCGTATGCATATTCAATTTATAAAAGAGATAAAAGTGGTGAGCGTGATTATGAAAAATATTCAAACTTGGTTCATGATGATTCAATACATTCACAGCCTCTTGAAAACAGAGAGTTAAAACAAGAAAAGAAGGAGAGTTAA
- a CDS encoding DUF4006 family protein, protein MDESERGIFKLHGLTGMLIAVVLLLSILGVLTYYAIIVQQNEAQNYYKINQDINAIKFNSKDNYKHYTLVGKKGSE, encoded by the coding sequence ATGGATGAAAGTGAACGTGGAATTTTTAAACTGCATGGATTAACAGGTATGTTAATTGCTGTTGTATTGTTATTAAGTATTTTAGGTGTTCTTACATATTATGCAATAATTGTACAGCAAAATGAAGCCCAAAATTATTATAAAATAAATCAAGATATTAATGCGATTAAGTTTAATAGCAAAGACAATTACAAACATTATACTTTAGTTGGTAAAAAAGGGAGTGAATAA
- a CDS encoding c-type cytochrome encodes MIKNKTLKFLLLSLLATSSLYAQQTLCYKENLTSISQIEYVNLDGGLCKGEKNLQDMKNDSWIIDDVKINPNNGTYSFTYIFKKYNQQNVSSDNIDEKINKILAQRKVKAKKERKAKILLAKKQRVIDGKTLYESKCSTCHGIDGNKRSRFYDKLSEIHEFTYFQQMKAYGVGAVKSPLAYQMNSVSQFLSDKEITNIYLYLRTLKN; translated from the coding sequence ATGATCAAAAATAAAACTCTTAAATTTTTACTTCTATCACTTTTAGCTACTAGCAGTTTATATGCTCAACAAACCTTATGTTATAAAGAAAATTTAACATCCATCTCACAAATTGAATATGTCAATCTAGATGGTGGCCTATGTAAGGGTGAAAAAAATCTTCAAGATATGAAAAATGACTCATGGATAATTGATGATGTTAAAATAAATCCTAATAATGGAACATATTCTTTTACTTATATTTTTAAAAAATACAATCAACAAAATGTCTCTAGTGACAATATTGATGAAAAAATCAATAAAATATTAGCCCAAAGAAAAGTAAAAGCAAAAAAAGAAAGAAAAGCAAAAATACTTCTTGCAAAAAAACAAAGAGTAATTGATGGAAAAACCTTATATGAAAGTAAATGTTCAACCTGTCATGGTATTGATGGAAATAAACGATCAAGGTTTTATGATAAATTATCAGAAATTCATGAGTTTACCTATTTTCAGCAAATGAAAGCTTATGGTGTAGGAGCTGTAAAATCTCCTCTTGCTTATCAAATGAATTCTGTTTCTCAATTTTTGAGCGATAAAGAAATAACCAATATTTATTTATATCTTAGAACATTAAAGAACTAA
- the ccoO gene encoding cytochrome-c oxidase, cbb3-type subunit II, giving the protein MFHWFEQRPFFFAVLVFIFISFAGIIEIIPDFAKQSRPTVGTKPYTVLELAGRNIYIKDSCNSCHSQLIRPFKSETDRYGMYSLSGEYAYDRPFLWGSKRTGPDLMRVGNYRTTDWHENHMMDPASVVPGTVMPAYPHMFTNITDMDTSYGEAYTIKHVFATPYDVDINGDGKIDIPLGTYEEAMKQALIEAKGITADMKNQAIKDAVNAGKIPEIVALIAYLNSLK; this is encoded by the coding sequence ATGTTTCATTGGTTTGAACAAAGACCGTTCTTTTTTGCAGTATTGGTGTTTATTTTTATTTCATTCGCTGGAATAATTGAAATTATTCCCGATTTTGCAAAACAATCACGTCCTACAGTTGGTACTAAACCTTATACCGTTTTAGAATTAGCAGGTAGAAATATTTATATTAAAGATTCATGTAACTCGTGTCATTCACAATTGATTCGACCTTTTAAATCTGAAACTGACCGATATGGTATGTATTCTTTATCAGGAGAATATGCCTATGATAGACCTTTTTTATGGGGATCAAAAAGAACAGGTCCGGATTTAATGAGAGTTGGAAACTACAGAACTACGGATTGGCATGAAAATCATATGATGGATCCTGCTTCTGTGGTCCCTGGTACTGTAATGCCTGCTTACCCTCATATGTTTACAAATATAACAGATATGGATACTTCTTATGGAGAAGCGTATACTATTAAACATGTATTTGCTACGCCTTATGATGTAGATATTAATGGAGATGGAAAAATTGATATTCCTTTAGGAACGTATGAAGAAGCAATGAAACAAGCTCTTATTGAAGCAAAAGGTATTACTGCTGATATGAAAAATCAAGCAATAAAAGATGCCGTGAATGCAGGAAAAATTCCTGAAATTGTTGCATTAATTGCTTATTTAAATTCTTTAAAATAA
- a CDS encoding PD-(D/E)XK nuclease family protein has translation MQFNQELKVFPTSRAIREFIKTEQNDRLLPTFLTIDDFFKKSIQINNKNYIDEEQRLLYLKEAINVDNFEALGIAKDFSSFIHQSDYIFRFFQEISSEKVSIDEISSVDTYEFYEKHLSILKNIYKNYLNILDENLAVDKINLAASYSINENYVKKYKKIDLYFEGYFTKVEFDIIKNISKHQNIIIHLNANEYNHKSLECFVGFDLEENYDYILDFNAKTILEKKEYISSNKNIELCAFNTRVNQIAYIKKSITTMINDGIEASNIALILPDESFASSMRLFDTEGYFNYAMGLDIYDSSLYKKTYAIYEYIKEQSSKNIENLHYLKLEEKEIKEQFLVLWNEKISLSTFETVVLYLKSEETNEDINERYNECVYKLYKLLFTYDEKLLFKDVFKILFQKIAALSTDDVNSGKITVLGLLESRYVSFEGLIIVDFNESFIPKRSVKDKFLSTTVKALAKLPTNIDRQNLQKYYYKRVIEKAKNVYISFVSNESSSISRFAQELFDFKISPYVQDEKYKSILYTNNKIQHFDKEIFLDIDLSKQSWSSTSLKVYLECKRKYYLKYIAHLKEHDISLKPKGYELGSIIHETLEDFYTNNNDISYQSLMQVFNKHKAKNAFLSFELEVWREKLKDFVELELRRFQNKRKVLHLEKKFSIQVDGITLSGVIDRVDELDDSYEVLDYKTSSSLKVDTLKTYAKSKDFQLEFYYLAMRELYKNKNINVFYYDLSKMKLLEEVVLDEKLQLLYAHLEGFKTTSVNFTKCEEKATCLYCDYKTICKR, from the coding sequence ATGCAATTTAACCAAGAACTAAAAGTATTTCCTACAAGTAGAGCAATAAGAGAGTTTATTAAAACAGAACAAAACGATAGACTATTGCCTACTTTTCTTACTATCGATGATTTTTTTAAAAAATCCATTCAAATAAATAATAAAAACTATATTGATGAAGAACAGCGTTTGCTGTATTTAAAAGAAGCTATAAATGTGGATAATTTTGAAGCGTTGGGAATTGCTAAAGATTTCTCATCTTTTATTCATCAAAGCGATTATATTTTTAGATTTTTTCAAGAGATTTCCAGTGAAAAAGTATCCATTGATGAAATTTCAAGTGTAGATACTTATGAGTTTTATGAAAAACATTTAAGCATATTAAAAAATATTTATAAAAACTACCTAAACATCTTAGATGAAAACTTAGCCGTTGATAAAATTAATTTAGCTGCTTCGTATAGTATTAATGAGAATTATGTAAAAAAATACAAAAAAATTGATTTGTATTTTGAAGGATATTTTACAAAAGTTGAGTTTGATATTATAAAAAATATTTCAAAACATCAAAATATTATTATTCATTTAAATGCCAATGAATACAATCATAAATCTTTGGAGTGTTTTGTTGGTTTTGATTTGGAAGAAAATTATGATTATATTCTAGATTTTAATGCAAAAACAATACTAGAAAAAAAAGAATATATATCTTCTAATAAAAATATTGAGCTTTGTGCTTTTAATACCAGAGTCAATCAAATTGCTTATATCAAAAAAAGTATTACTACTATGATAAATGATGGGATAGAAGCGTCAAATATAGCTTTAATACTGCCCGATGAGTCATTTGCAAGTTCTATGCGCTTATTTGATACAGAAGGCTATTTTAACTATGCCATGGGTCTTGATATTTATGACTCTTCTTTGTACAAAAAAACCTACGCAATTTATGAGTATATAAAAGAACAGTCTTCAAAAAACATTGAAAACTTACACTATTTAAAATTAGAAGAAAAAGAGATAAAAGAACAGTTTTTAGTTTTGTGGAATGAAAAAATTTCTTTAAGTACTTTTGAAACGGTAGTTTTATATCTTAAAAGTGAAGAAACAAACGAAGATATTAATGAACGCTATAATGAATGTGTGTATAAACTGTATAAATTATTGTTTACTTATGATGAAAAACTTTTGTTTAAAGATGTTTTCAAAATTCTTTTTCAAAAAATAGCTGCTTTAAGTACGGATGATGTTAATTCGGGGAAAATTACCGTTTTAGGTTTATTAGAAAGCCGATATGTTAGTTTTGAGGGTTTGATTATTGTGGATTTTAATGAAAGTTTTATTCCCAAACGCTCTGTTAAAGATAAATTCTTATCAACTACTGTAAAAGCCTTAGCAAAACTTCCTACGAATATAGACAGGCAAAACTTACAAAAGTATTATTACAAACGCGTAATAGAGAAAGCTAAAAACGTATATATTTCTTTTGTTTCTAATGAAAGCTCTAGCATTTCACGTTTTGCTCAAGAACTCTTTGATTTTAAAATTTCGCCTTACGTTCAAGATGAAAAATATAAAAGTATTTTATATACAAACAATAAAATACAGCATTTTGATAAAGAAATATTTCTAGATATTGATTTATCAAAACAAAGCTGGTCATCTACTTCTTTAAAAGTGTATTTGGAATGTAAACGAAAGTATTATTTAAAATATATTGCCCATCTAAAAGAACACGATATTTCTTTAAAACCAAAAGGTTATGAATTGGGTTCCATTATTCATGAAACCCTGGAAGATTTTTATACCAACAACAATGATATTTCTTATCAAAGTTTAATGCAAGTATTTAATAAACACAAAGCAAAAAATGCCTTTTTGAGTTTTGAATTAGAAGTATGGAGAGAAAAACTAAAAGATTTTGTTGAGCTTGAGTTAAGAAGATTTCAAAATAAAAGAAAAGTGTTACACTTGGAGAAAAAATTCTCAATTCAAGTTGATGGCATTACTTTAAGTGGAGTGATTGATAGAGTAGATGAATTAGATGATTCTTATGAAGTACTTGATTATAAAACCTCTTCATCATTAAAAGTAGATACCTTGAAAACGTATGCAAAAAGCAAGGATTTTCAATTAGAGTTTTATTATTTGGCAATGAGAGAGCTTTATAAAAATAAAAATATAAATGTTTTTTATTATGACTTAAGTAAAATGAAACTATTAGAAGAAGTGGTATTGGATGAAAAACTACAGCTTTTGTACGCCCATTTAGAAGGGTTTAAAACCACAAGTGTTAATTTTACAAAATGTGAAGAAAAAGCTACCTGTTTATACTGTGATTATAAAACAATTTGTAAACGATAA
- a CDS encoding c-type cytochrome, producing MKSMVIGGIILIIALMGGTYFVAGDAFITDDYINNLTMLGAFAIIAITVFTAIKYINQIKNDKASGELANESWDGIGEYKNDVPKGWALAYIGTIVWAIWYLLLGYPTNQYSQLGQWNEETLEYKEKFEKKWHNADEETLQSMGESLYLVQCAPCHGVDAEGINGKAQDLTKRVLKSSVKYIIKNGANNFKTAYPGGMPAMMLSDEKEIDEVSSYVANGFKGQAPAAYEACASCHGIDGKGMEYVAPNILAYDDALMHAVLLDGKKAEIGAMPSFRGRLSNTQEKALAAYIRSLGE from the coding sequence ATGAAATCTATGGTTATAGGTGGAATTATTCTTATTATTGCATTAATGGGTGGAACATATTTTGTTGCTGGAGATGCATTTATTACGGATGATTATATTAATAATTTAACTATGCTTGGGGCTTTTGCAATTATTGCAATTACTGTTTTTACAGCTATTAAATATATTAATCAAATCAAAAACGATAAAGCAAGTGGCGAGCTTGCAAATGAATCGTGGGATGGTATTGGTGAATATAAAAATGATGTTCCAAAAGGTTGGGCTTTGGCTTATATTGGAACCATTGTTTGGGCTATTTGGTATTTACTTCTTGGATATCCAACGAATCAGTATTCTCAACTTGGACAGTGGAATGAAGAAACGCTGGAGTATAAAGAAAAATTTGAGAAAAAATGGCACAATGCAGATGAAGAAACTTTGCAATCTATGGGTGAATCTTTGTATTTAGTGCAGTGTGCTCCTTGTCATGGTGTTGATGCTGAAGGCATTAATGGAAAAGCTCAGGATTTAACAAAAAGAGTGTTAAAGTCTTCTGTCAAATATATTATTAAAAATGGTGCAAATAATTTCAAAACTGCCTACCCAGGTGGAATGCCAGCTATGATGTTAAGCGATGAAAAAGAAATAGATGAAGTTTCAAGCTATGTCGCAAATGGTTTTAAAGGACAAGCTCCTGCAGCATATGAAGCATGTGCTTCTTGTCATGGAATTGATGGTAAGGGTATGGAATATGTTGCTCCAAATATCTTAGCTTATGATGATGCTTTAATGCATGCTGTTTTATTGGATGGTAAAAAAGCAGAAATCGGTGCAATGCCTAGTTTTAGAGGCAGACTAAGTAATACACAAGAAAAAGCACTTGCTGCTTATATTCGAAGTTTAGGAGAATAA
- a CDS encoding porin yields the protein MKKIAKMSLVAALAISGLTSASAVDLTEAIKGVKVSGFVSYTMEKVNNSNKATADKDGQHDLDIRIQAVIPVNDMVTATIRLDEKEDDDEKEDGVDSSSLSLEVDRAYFTYKNSMFTTNFGLMSAPLTDGSNADGISFSKDFGAIALTAGYAYSNATTANGADDLAYITANGSIDPVSYYVTYVAQIGTVGTAKTDANFLALGLSGNIEMISLGLDYAQMTGLDGTKDQNQVKVSIGADLGMVSLGLAYAANDKDGGETTVSQDDTAASNISVAGIELQDHADASAIQASIAFDINATNNVKLTYVSLDQDVSGTNDMTAYKLTYTNKMSSNFSVYANYESTDIDNTNNDKSELTLGAKYSF from the coding sequence ATGAAAAAAATCGCAAAAATGAGTTTAGTAGCTGCATTGGCTATATCTGGATTAACATCTGCATCTGCAGTTGATTTAACTGAAGCAATCAAAGGTGTTAAAGTATCTGGATTTGTATCTTACACTATGGAAAAAGTAAACAACAGTAACAAAGCAACTGCTGATAAAGATGGTCAACATGATCTTGATATAAGAATCCAAGCTGTTATTCCTGTTAACGATATGGTTACTGCGACAATCAGATTAGATGAAAAAGAAGATGATGATGAAAAAGAAGATGGTGTAGATTCTTCTTCTTTATCTTTAGAGGTAGATAGAGCTTACTTTACATACAAAAACTCTATGTTTACTACAAATTTTGGTTTAATGTCAGCTCCATTAACTGATGGTTCAAATGCAGATGGAATCTCTTTCTCTAAAGACTTTGGAGCTATTGCATTAACTGCTGGTTACGCATACTCAAATGCTACAACTGCTAATGGTGCAGATGATTTAGCATACATTACTGCAAATGGTTCAATTGATCCTGTATCATATTATGTAACTTATGTTGCACAAATTGGTACTGTAGGTACTGCTAAAACTGATGCAAACTTCTTAGCTTTAGGTCTATCTGGAAATATTGAAATGATTTCTTTAGGTTTAGATTATGCTCAAATGACTGGTTTAGACGGTACTAAAGATCAAAATCAAGTTAAAGTATCTATTGGTGCTGATTTAGGTATGGTTTCTTTAGGTTTAGCTTATGCAGCTAATGATAAAGATGGTGGAGAAACTACTGTTAGTCAAGATGATACTGCTGCATCAAATATTTCTGTAGCTGGTATTGAATTACAAGATCATGCTGATGCTTCTGCTATTCAAGCAAGTATTGCTTTTGATATCAATGCAACTAACAATGTTAAATTAACATATGTTTCTTTAGACCAAGATGTATCTGGTACTAATGATATGACTGCATATAAATTAACTTATACAAATAAAATGTCTTCAAACTTCTCAGTTTATGCAAACTATGAGTCAACTGACATAGATAATACAAATAATGATAAATCAGAATTAACTTTAGGTGCTAAATACTCTTTCTAG